The Rhodoligotrophos appendicifer sequence TTGTTCCCGCCCTGGCGCCATTGTTGGGTGGCGTATTGGAGCCCTTATTCGGCTGGCGCTCCGTTTTCGGAGCAATCTCAATACTCGCCTCACTCGTTCTGCTGATCGTGGCTCTTTTTCTCCCCGAAACGTTGACGCACTCAAATCGTCAACCCGCGACGATTAAAGGAATGCTGAGCTCCTTTGGCGTCCTTCTGAATAACTTTCAGTTTCGTCGCTTCGTTGGGATGGTTTGCCTGTGTTACGGCGGACTTTTTGCATTCATCTCCGGATCATCTTTTATTCTCCAGGAGCACTATGGCCTCGACGAAATTCATTTTAGCTTCTCATTTTCTACCGCGGTCTTGGGGTATATTAGTGGAAGTCTTTTCGGCGCTCGATTTGGCACCAGGATCGGATTGAACCGGATGGTCTCAATTGGGGCCTGCATGTTGGCAGTCGGCGGCCTGACAATGATCATCCTCGTGCGCCTGCAGCCCCCAGCCGTTTGGCACGTCCTGATACCCATAACGATCTATATGTGCGGTGTCGGCCTCACATTACCACAATGTATGGCGGGTGCGATTACGCCCTTTCCTGAACGAGCAGGTGCAGCTTCGTCGCTGATGGGATTCCTTCAGATGTCTTTTGGCGCGTTGGTGGGCGTGTTGGTAGGACGTACGGTGCATCTGGGTCCTATGCCGCTGGCGATGACAATTGCAGCGGTTGGCTTATGCTGTTTTGGCATATCCTTGATGGGCAGGAGCTCGCC is a genomic window containing:
- a CDS encoding multidrug effflux MFS transporter, with translation MTALLAILTAMGPLSTDMYLPSLPSITHSLNTDAASVQLTLSVFLVGFAVGQIIYGPLSDRFGRRPILLIGLSLFGIASAGCMLANTIEILILARFGQAVSACAAIVIARAIVRDLYRAEQAGRVLSLMGAIMGIVPALAPLLGGVLEPLFGWRSVFGAISILASLVLLIVALFLPETLTHSNRQPATIKGMLSSFGVLLNNFQFRRFVGMVCLCYGGLFAFISGSSFILQEHYGLDEIHFSFSFSTAVLGYISGSLFGARFGTRIGLNRMVSIGACMLAVGGLTMIILVRLQPPAVWHVLIPITIYMCGVGLTLPQCMAGAITPFPERAGAASSLMGFLQMSFGALVGVLVGRTVHLGPMPLAMTIAAVGLCCFGISLMGRSSPHRRHEVR